One genomic window of Onychostoma macrolepis isolate SWU-2019 chromosome 25, ASM1243209v1, whole genome shotgun sequence includes the following:
- the mphosph6 gene encoding M-phase phosphoprotein 6 produces the protein MAKDGAAKLSKNLLRMKFMQRGLDAEAKKQLDEEEKRIISDEHWFLDLPELKAKENYIIEERSYVPCEDLVYGRMSFRGFNPEVEKLMLLMNTHKEEEDEEEDDNVSRMETDITDEEMARRYESLVESMRKKFAKKRNRSTITKSEADVNCNDADNQPKKVFLKPQD, from the exons ATGGCGAAGGATGGTGCCGCGAAACTGTCCAAAAATCTCCTGCGGATGAAG TTCATGCAGAGAGGCCTGGATGCAGAGGCGAAGAAACAGCTggatgaggaggagaagaggATCATCAGTGATGAGCACTGGTTCCTGGATCTGCCTGAGCTCAAGGCCAAAGA aaaCTACATCATTGAGGAGAGAAGTTACGTTCCCTGTGAGGATTTGGTTTATGGCAGAATGTCATTCAGAGGCTTCAATCCTGAAGTTGAG AAATTAATGTTGCTAATGAACACGCACAAAGAGGAAGAGGACGAAGAAGAGGACGACAATGTGAGCAGAATGGAAACTGATATTACAGATGAAGAGATGGCTAGAAG ATATGAAAGCTTGGTTGAGAGCATGAGAAAAAAGTTTGCCAAGAAAAGAAATCGCTCCACAATTACTAAGAGTGAAGCGGACGTCAACTGCAATGATGCTGATAATCAACCCAAAAAGGTGTTCCTGAAACCTCAGGACTGA
- the hsd17b2 gene encoding estradiol 17-beta-dehydrogenase 2 isoform X1, with amino-acid sequence MEGIVEGCLGFLYDLLVVVCVGLLLLRVAEGRSVRWLVLLVVSGVTLTCLVHSSALKAGLVSVLCSVIHYVGREGVMLPTQNKAVLITGCDSGFGHDLAKFLDSAGMRVFAGVLDEHSPGALELKKAASPNLTVLQLDITNSSQITQAHQYIQSQTGLWALVNNAGVLGYMCDGEILPIKMYKKCLDVNFIGSVEITQVFLPLIRQSKGRLISISSMAGEVPLPGFAGYGASKAALISFSGAIRQELSRWGVKVIIILPGAFKTNILGSREQWDSAQEDVLSGLSPEAMASYGEEYIRSMQQRLAHMSSVSSSDTGPFLEALKHAILSPSPKPFYYPGASAWALPFLYRHCPTSLSDTILSQIFTSSDAQPAEVLNS; translated from the exons ATGGAGGGGATTGTAGAAGGCTGTCTGGGGTTTCTATACGATCTGCTGGTGGTAGTGTGTGTTGGGCTGCTGCTTCTGCGGGTTGCTGAGGGCCGGTCGGTGAGGTGGTTGGTGCTGCTCGTGGTTTCTGGAGTGACTTTGACCTGTTTGGTCCATTCAAGCGCTCTTAAAGCTGGCCTTGTGAGTGTGCTGTGTAGTGTTATCCACTATGTAGGGCGAGAAGGGGTCATGTTGCCTACCCAAAACAAGGCTGTACTGATCACAG GTTGTGATTCGGGTTTTGGTCATGATCTGgccaagtttttagacagcGCAGGGATGAGGGTGTTTGCAGGGGTTCTGGATGAACACAGTCCTGGAGCTCTGGAGCTTAAGAAAGCTGCATCTCCAAACCTTACCGTCCTACAGTTAGACATTACCAACAGCAGCCAGATCACACAGGCACACCAGTACATCCAGAGCCAAACAG GGCTCTGGGCACTAGTGAACAATGCTGGAGTGCTGGGCTACATGTGCGATGGAGAAATTCTgccaattaaaatgtataaaaaatgcTTAGATGTGAATTTTATTGGTAGTGTGGAGATTACACAAGTCTTTCTGCCTCTGATACGGCAATCAAAAGGACGGCTCATCAGTATATCAAGTATGGCAG GAGAAGTTCCACTTCCTGGATTCGCAGGATATGGGGCATCTAAAGCAGCGCTGATCTCATTCAGTGGAGCGATTAGACAGGAACTCTCACGCTGGGGTGTCAAAGTCATCATCATTCTACCTGGAGCTTTCAAAACAA ATATTCTGGGCAGCAGAGAGCAGTGGGATAGCGCTCAGGAGGACGTCCTCAGCGGTTTGTCTCCGGAAGCGATGGCGTCTTATGGAGAAGAGTACATCCGCTCAATGCAGCAGCGGCTGGCCCACATGTCCTCAGTATCCAGCTCAGACACAGGACCGTTTCTGGAGGCTTTAAAGCACGCCATACTGTCCCCGAGCCCAAAACCCTTCTATTACCCAGGGGCCTCAGCGTGGGCTCTTCCATTCCTCTACAGACACTGTCCCACCTCGCTGTCAGACACAATCCTCTCACAAATCTTCACGAGCAGCGATGCCCAACCTGCAGAAGTCTTGAATTCCTGA
- the hsd17b2 gene encoding estradiol 17-beta-dehydrogenase 2 isoform X2 translates to MEGIVEGCLGFLYDLLVVVCVGLLLLRVAEGRSVRWLVLLVVSGVTLTCLVHSSALKAGLVSVLCSVIHYVGREGVMLPTQNKAVLITGLWALVNNAGVLGYMCDGEILPIKMYKKCLDVNFIGSVEITQVFLPLIRQSKGRLISISSMAGEVPLPGFAGYGASKAALISFSGAIRQELSRWGVKVIIILPGAFKTNILGSREQWDSAQEDVLSGLSPEAMASYGEEYIRSMQQRLAHMSSVSSSDTGPFLEALKHAILSPSPKPFYYPGASAWALPFLYRHCPTSLSDTILSQIFTSSDAQPAEVLNS, encoded by the exons ATGGAGGGGATTGTAGAAGGCTGTCTGGGGTTTCTATACGATCTGCTGGTGGTAGTGTGTGTTGGGCTGCTGCTTCTGCGGGTTGCTGAGGGCCGGTCGGTGAGGTGGTTGGTGCTGCTCGTGGTTTCTGGAGTGACTTTGACCTGTTTGGTCCATTCAAGCGCTCTTAAAGCTGGCCTTGTGAGTGTGCTGTGTAGTGTTATCCACTATGTAGGGCGAGAAGGGGTCATGTTGCCTACCCAAAACAAGGCTGTACTGATCACAG GGCTCTGGGCACTAGTGAACAATGCTGGAGTGCTGGGCTACATGTGCGATGGAGAAATTCTgccaattaaaatgtataaaaaatgcTTAGATGTGAATTTTATTGGTAGTGTGGAGATTACACAAGTCTTTCTGCCTCTGATACGGCAATCAAAAGGACGGCTCATCAGTATATCAAGTATGGCAG GAGAAGTTCCACTTCCTGGATTCGCAGGATATGGGGCATCTAAAGCAGCGCTGATCTCATTCAGTGGAGCGATTAGACAGGAACTCTCACGCTGGGGTGTCAAAGTCATCATCATTCTACCTGGAGCTTTCAAAACAA ATATTCTGGGCAGCAGAGAGCAGTGGGATAGCGCTCAGGAGGACGTCCTCAGCGGTTTGTCTCCGGAAGCGATGGCGTCTTATGGAGAAGAGTACATCCGCTCAATGCAGCAGCGGCTGGCCCACATGTCCTCAGTATCCAGCTCAGACACAGGACCGTTTCTGGAGGCTTTAAAGCACGCCATACTGTCCCCGAGCCCAAAACCCTTCTATTACCCAGGGGCCTCAGCGTGGGCTCTTCCATTCCTCTACAGACACTGTCCCACCTCGCTGTCAGACACAATCCTCTCACAAATCTTCACGAGCAGCGATGCCCAACCTGCAGAAGTCTTGAATTCCTGA